A window of the Brassica napus cultivar Da-Ae chromosome A2, Da-Ae, whole genome shotgun sequence genome harbors these coding sequences:
- the LOC106401894 gene encoding nucleoside diphosphate kinase III, chloroplastic/mitochondrial — translation MSSQICRSASKAARSLLSSAKNARFFSEGRAIGAAAAVTASGKMPLYASNFARSSGSSKSWITGLLALPAAAFMVQDQEVFAAEMERTFIAIKPDGVQRGLISEIISRFERKGFKLVGIKVVVPSKDFAQKHYHDLKERPFFNGLCDFLSSGPVIAMVWEGEGVIRYGRKLIGATDPQKSEPGTIRGDLAVVVGRNIIHGSDGPETAKDEINLWFKPQELVSYTNNAEKWIYGDN, via the exons atgagcTCCCAAATCTGCAGATCTGCTTCGAAAGCAGCAAGGTCTCTTCTCTCTTCAGCTAAGAATGCTCGTTTCTTCTCCG AAGGACGAGCCATTGGTGCGGCGGCTGCGGTTACTGCATCTGGAAAGATGCCTCTCTATGCATCTAACTTTGCCAGATCATCAGGTTCTTCAAAGAGTTGGATCACTGGACTCTTGGCTCTTCCTGCTGCAG CCTTCATGGTTCAAGATCAGGAGGTTTTTGCTGCTGAG ATGGAACGCACTTTCATTGCGATCAAGCCTGATGGAGTCCAGCGAGGACtg ATATCAGAGATCATTTCTCGATTTGAACGCAAGGGATTCAAGCTTGTTGGTATCAAGGTTGTTGTTCCTTCCAAAGATTTCGCGCAGAAGCATTACCATGATCTCAAGGAAAGACCATTCTTCAATGGCTTGTGTGACTTCCTTAGCTCTGGGCCTGTTATCGCCATG GTATGGGAAGGAGAAGGTGTGATCAGATACGGACGTAAACTGATTGGAGCCACCGATCCTCAGAAATCTGAGCCTGGCACAATCCGAGGAGATCTTGCTGTTGTTGTTGGGAG GAACATAATCCATGGAAGTGATGGACCAGAGACTGCAAAGGATGAGATCAATTTGTGGTTTAAGCCTCAAGAACTTGTCTCTTACACCAATAACGCTGAGAAGTGGATCTATGGCGATAACTAA